Proteins encoded together in one Miscanthus floridulus cultivar M001 chromosome 16, ASM1932011v1, whole genome shotgun sequence window:
- the LOC136512095 gene encoding peroxidase 2-like — protein MMKVSVPAAVLALCAAALLLLAQAPSAAEASHHLKLGYYKETCPGVEKIVKYHVAKAIKANRGAGAALVRLIFHDCFVRGCDGSVLLDPTPANPKTEKTAPINIGLAAFDVIDDIKAALEKHCPGTVSCADIVVYAARDASSILSNGHVHFAAPAGRLDGVVSRAADAQRDLPDSTFTIAELIRNFRRKNFTVEELVILSGAHAVGVGHCSSFRARLSSPPTQIVPAYRNLLSAKCGAGPDPVVPNNVRDEDPRAVAASFPSFLKKLRKARDFLDNSYYHNNLARIVTFNSDWQLLTEKEALGHVKEYAENGTLWDEDFSDALVKLSKLPMPPHSKGEIRKTCRWVNHH, from the exons ATGATGAAGGTGTCGGTGCCGGCCGCGGTGCTGGCGCTGtgcgcggcggcgctgctgctgctggcgcagGCGCCgtcggcggcggaggcctcgcaccatctcaaGCTGGGGTACTACAAGGAGACCTGCCCCGGCGTGGAGAAGATCGTCAAGTACCACGTCGCCAAGGCCATCAAGGCCaaccgcggcgccggcgccgcgctcGTCCGCCTCatcttccacgactgcttcgtcagG GGGTGCGACGGGTCGGTGCTGCTGGACCCAACGCCGGCGAACCCAAAGACGGAGAAGACGGCGCCGATCAACATCGGCCTGGCAGCATTCGACGTGATCGACGACATCAAGGCGGCGCTAGAGAAGCACTGCCCCGGCACCGTCTCCTGCGCGGACATCGTGGTGTACGCCGCCCGCGACGCGTCGAGCATCCTGAGCAACGGGCACGTCCACTTCGCGGCCCCGGCCGGCCGCCTCGACGGCGTGGTGTCCCGCGCCGCCGACGCGCAGCGGGACCTCCCGGACTCCACCTTCACGATCGCCGAGCTGATCCGCAACTTCCGGCGGAAGAACTTCACGGTGGAGGAGCTGGTGATCCTGTCGGGCGCGCACGCCGTCGGCGTCGGCCACTGCTCGTCCTTCCGCGCGCGGCTGTCCTCCCCGCCGACGCAGATCGTGCCGGCGTACCGGAACCTGCTGTCGGCGAAGTGCGGCGCGGGTCCGGACCCCGTGGTGCCCAACAACGTCCGCGACGAGGACCCCCGCGCCGTGGCGGCGTCGTTCCCGTCGTTCCTCAAGAAGCTCCGGAAGGCGAGGGATTTCTTGGACAACAGCTACTACCACAACAACCTGGCAAGGATCGTCACGTTCAACTCCGACTGGCAGCTGCTCACGGAGAAGGAGGCGCTGGGGCATGTGAAGGAGTACGCCGAGAACGGCACGCTGTGGGACGAGGACTTCTCCGACGCGCTCGTCAAGCTCAGCAAGCTGCCCATGCCGCCGCACAGCAAGGGGGAGATCAGGAAGACATGCCGCTGGGTCAACCACCACTGA